In the genome of Theropithecus gelada isolate Dixy chromosome 19, Tgel_1.0, whole genome shotgun sequence, the window tatctatctgcctgtctgtgtgtctgtctgtgtgtctatctatctatctatctattatctgtcTACTGTCTACctgtgtatatctatctatctatctatctgtctgtgtgtctgtctatctatctatctatctatctatctatctatctatctattatctgtcTACTATCTACctgtgtatatctatctatctgtctgtctatctatctatctatctatctatctatctaatctattatCTGTCTACTATCTACctgtgtatatctatctatctatctaatctattatCTGTCTACTACCTACCTGTgtatatctacctatctatctatctatctatctatctaatctaatCTACTATCTGTCTACTACCTACctgtgtatatctatctatctatctatctatctatctatctatctatctaatctattatCTGTCTACTACCTACctgtgtatatctatctatctatctatctatctatctatctatctatctaatctattatCTGTCTACCTACCTACGTATCTGTCTATCTAATCTgtcttggttctgtttttctggagaaccctgaccaatATCCCTACTGATTCTGAAGCCCTGGGGGGCTGAGGACAGTCATCTATGGTTCAGCAAATGCTTCAGGTGATTCCAATATTTGCTTACATTTGAAACCGCTGTTCTAGCCCTGCACTGGCCTTCTCTCTGGCCTTGAGGGATGCTAAGGTTTTCTCTCTCGTCAGAGCCTTTGCATCAGCAATTTCTGTTCCCAGAATGTTCCTGTGGGCCTTTGTATGTCAACTCCCTTTCATTGTTCAGGGCTCAGCTGAACACCAGTAACTTGGGAGATTCAACTTCTGAATGAAGAAGCAGGCCGATGCGTCAGGTAGCTTATTTCCAGGTGATGCAGCAGCTGCTGGCTCAGAGACCACACGTAGAGAACCTCTGGGTTGGAACACTGTGAATGCGGACAGAGTGAAAGAAGGTGAGGTTGAGGAGTTGAGCAGGGGCTTCTAGGTCACGGAAAGGAATTGGTATTCTAAGCGCCTCTAGAAGCCATTTGAGGATTTGAAGCAAGAGAGTGGAGTAATCTGATTTCCATTTTAAGAAGTTCACTCAGGGAGCTGTGCCTACCTGAAGGGAACTGAAGGGAAATGTTTGTTAGGATCAAGGAGACCATGTGCATGAGAGTTAAGAAACCATAGACTACTAGGCAAACACGCAGGGTTTTCATCGGGATAGCAGCTCCCTGAAAAGACGGTGCAAAGTATTTTAGGTCACAGAAAGGAGTTTGAATGAGCTTCTGAGAGCTTCTGGAAGCCAGGTGAAGGTTTGAAGCAAGAGAGTAGAATGATCTTCTAAACCTCCTCAACCTCCGCTTATAGTTTCTCCCATGACCTTGTTTCAGTTCCTTTGTAACTAGTTTCCATTTGTCACACTCTGAAATAACCTTGCTCATCTATTTGTTTACCTGTTCTTTAACTATTTTCCCCTACGAGAATGGAAGCCCAACAGGGAAGATACTTGTCTCTTGTACATTCTGTATCCCCAGATCCTAGAAAAGTATCTGGCCTGGAGTTGGtaatcaatacatatttgttgaacagATGATCGACTGATTTCCCACTGAAGAAATGGGCTGCTATGTCAGGTAACTTGATGGAGGTCAAACGCTTGTAAGTTAGCAGCTACAGCTTCACTTTGAAAGTCTTAGACCAGGTCCAGTGATTGATCTTCTTATAACCCcatgaaaacaaaatgacttcttttttttttttttttagacggagtctcgctctgttgctcaggctggagtgcagtgctgcaatctcggctcactgcaagctccccctcccgggttcacgtaattctcctgcttcagcatcctgagtagctgggattataggtgtgcaccaccacacctggctaatttttgtatttttagtaaagatgggatttcactacgttggtcagggtggtctcgaactcctgaccccgtgattggcacgcctcagcctcccaaagtgctgggattacaggcgtgagccaccgtgctcagcaaAATGCCTTCATTTTGTACTTTCCTGGTTAGTAAGAGAAGTTGTGCCCCTAGAGAACCTgagtatcaccatgttggccaggcttgtctcgaatttctgacctcatactatccacccgcctcggcctcccaaagtactgggatcacaggcatgagccactgctaaaaatacaaaaattagccgggcgtggtggtgcacgcctgtagtcccagctactcaggaggccaaggcaggagaattatttgaacctgggaggtggaggttgcagtgagccgagatcatgccattgcactacgggctgggtgacagagcaagactccatctcaaaaaaaaaaaagaacttgagaaTCATAGAGTTGGAAGATGTTTGGCATTAAACTGATTCAACCCTCATATGTGTGAGTTTCCTCAGTGTCCTAGGATAGATGTTTGCTACCTTCCTGAACATTCCTGGAAATTGAGGAGTGACTTCTTTGCTGAGATAGTCAGTACCATTGAAATGGCCATAACTATTTGAAATGTATCTCTGTGCCTCTTCCACCTGTGGTCTTTGTTCTTTCCTGTGTGGCTACATAGAATGTATCTTctagtggccgggcgcagtggctcaagcctgtaatcccagtactttgggcggccaagacgggcggatcacaaggtcaggagatcgagaccatcctggctaacacggtgaaaccccgtctctactaaaaaaatacaaaaaaactagccgggcgtggtggcgggcgcctgtagtcccagctactcgggaggctgaggcaggagaatggcgtaaacccgggaggcggagcttgcagtgagctgagatctggccactgcactccagcctgggcgacagaacgagactctgtctcaaaaattaaaataataataataataataataataaaatgtatcttcTAGCTAGggatggtggtggacacctgtaatcccagctacttgggaggctgaggcaggagaatcgcttgaacctgggaagtggagcttgcagtgagctgagatcgtgccactgcactccagcctgggtgacagagtgaaactccatctcaaaaaaaacaaaaacaaaaacaaaaaaacccaggagaATGTGTTGCTCAGTTCTGAACCTGCTGCTGAGTAGACCTAAGTGGAATGAGGGTTACTGAGATAGGAGGCGGAACTCGACCCCAGGGGTGGTGTTCGCACATTGGActaaattgaggactagctaaaacagggaaaAGGTGAAGCAGCTTTTCATAAAGCATGCCCACCAGAGTGTCATATTTACTGTGGCTATGGCAACACCTAggagttaccacccctttccatggcaatgacctggCAACCCAAAAGTGACTACCCTTTCCCTAGAAATTTCTGGGTTAACTGCCCCTTAATATGTGTGCAATTAAAAGTAGGCAAAAATATGACTGCAcaactgccctgagctgctactctttgcctatggggtagccctgctctgcaggagcagtcacgGAGCTGCAACAGGACTGGAGCTGTAACAGGACTGCTTCAACAAAGCTGTTTTCATTCACCATCggctcgccctgaattctttcctgggcaaaacCAAGAACCCTCATGGGCCAAGCCCCACTTAACACACCTGCCCTGCCTCAGTATCATCAACTTGTCTAgacatgatttattttctttttatttttgaggcagagtttcgctcttgtcacccaggctagactgcaatagtgctatctcggctcactgcaacctccgcctcccaggttcaagcaattcttttgcctcagcctcccaaatagctgggactacaggcgcccgccaccacgcccagctaattttttgtatttttagtagagatggggtttcaccgtgttggccaggctggtctcaaactcctgacctcatgatccgcctgtcttggcctcccacagtgctgggattacaggcgtgagtcaccgtgcctggccgacatGATTTCTTTTCATGTCATCCAATCAAATTAGCTTTTGTGGCAGCTGTAATATGTCACAGACTCATAGTGCACGTCCAGTCAGCTGAGAATCCCAGATTTTTTCTCATGTTATTACTGCCACGCTATCCGTAGTTGACTATCCactatgttatttctttttttttttttgagacagagtctctctctgttgcccaggctggagtgcagtggcacgttctcagcttactgcaacctctgccttccaggttcaagcaattcccgtgcctcaacctcccgagtagctgggattacaggtgcctgccaacatgcctggctaatttttttatatttttagtagagatgggatttcgccatgttggccaggctggtctcgaactcctcacctcaagtgatctgcccatctcggcctcccaaagtgctgggattacaggcatgagccactatgcccggcattatttccattatttttaatgtttacttaTTATATTTCTAATAAGTGAGGGTACATCTGTGTACGTGGATTTATATCTTAGAACTACTTAATACTCTATGATTTCTCAGCAATTTTATTCATGGAGTCTTATTTTAATCCACAGGATAATCTTGGGAGATATCTAGTATCCTAATCACTATGATTTAGAAAtagaggctggaggcagtggcttgCTCCAGGCCATCCATTTAGTAAGTGGAATGGACACTGAATTCAGGGTTCTTATGGCACCTGTCCAGTCTTCTTTTGaaggaggaaaatagaaaatgagctTTCAGGTTCAGTGGGACTGATAAGGAAATGTTTTCTGGAGAAAGTGAATATTTAGTGGATTTTTGTAAGTGAGGAAGAAGCAAGCACCAGAAGATGGGGgagggttgggcgcggtggctcacacctgtaatcccaacactttgggaggccaaggcaggagaatcacttgaggccaggagttcaagaccagcttgggaaacacccatctctacataaaatagaataaaataattagctgagtgtggtggttgcacctgtagtcccatctactcagaaagctgaggcaggagggtgacttaagcccaggagttcgaggctgcagtgagccatgattgtgccactgcactccagcctgggcaacagagtgagaccccaactctaaaaaccagccaaccaaccaaccaacaaacaaaaaacaggtagaAGAATGTGGGATTGAGGTGAGGGGGGATGAATAAGCAGGCAAGGTGTTTGAAGAACAAGTTCTTGGACAGATTGGGCTTCTGAGATGAGACAGATTCACGACCCCAGCTGGCCACCTGGGGTGCTTTTCTGAAAAACTCACTTGCTGGGGCCCCACCTGCAAAGACTCTGTCAGTAGTTTGGAGGTGgctctctgtattattttcacATCTCCACCTGTAATTCTGATGTACAGCCTGGGTTGCAAACTACTAGGTTAGGGGCTGGAGGTCATTTAACTAGAGAGAATGGTCTAGGAGTCCTTATTGTGGAAAAATGAGCTAGGCAGGTAGAAttggaaggggagagaggggacAAAGCAAGGAAAAGAATGGTACAATACGAGTTCTTTGGAGGaagcacttttttttgtttttgtttttgtttttttttggagacggagtcttgctctgtcgcccaggctggagtgcagcggcacgatcttggctcactgcaacctccacctcccgggttcaagcgattctcctgcctcagcctcctgagtagctgggatcacaggcacgtgccaccatgcccggctaatttttttttttgcctttttagtagagacagggtttcaccatgttagccaggctggtctggaactcctgacctcaggtgatccgcccgcctcggcctcccaaagtgctgggattacaggcatgagccaccgttcccggccagaagcatctttttaaataaaatttttaaaattgagaaacacggtctcactgtgttgcccaggtgggtctccaactctcaggctcaagcgatcctcccacctcagcctcccaaagtgctgggattacagacatgagcccctgcacctggccaaggaaaCATTTTGATGGAAAGCTCTGCAGGTTTCTGAGCAGGAGGGTAACATGTTTTAAGTCCCTGTGGCAGACACATGACTGTGAGTCGGAATCACCCCGCATCCTTTCTAAAGCCGGACTCTCTATTCATCCCTCGAAACAGGATTCTGTCAGTGCCCTCACTTCCCTTGCCCACACCACCTCTTTATCTTAAGCTGTTTCTGTAGTTTCAGATGCATCACTTTTCCCCTTTGCTGCTGAATCGGGTTATCTCTCCCATTTTTGCTCTCCCTGTGCTTGCAGCAGTGTTACAAAAATTGTGGACATTCACTTCAGagttttatcatctttattttcaatttgctAGACCAGGTTGCTTTCCCCTGTATGAGGGAGTGCTAATCTCTGATTGCTGGGTACCAAGCCACATCCTGGCCTGTGTGGGGTACTATGGAGGAAGGAGATAAGACCCAGACCTCTGGCAGCTCCCAGTTTAGCAGGGGAGACAAGATAACACGTGAAAACAAACAGAGCACATTGAAAAGGCCACAGGTCAAACCGATGCAGGGAAACCGCTATCATTAAAGATCTAAGCCCTGAGGCCTCCCTGCTCATCTCCAGGCTCAGAACCTTTCTGAGTCTTCTTTGACCTCATTTAGTCTTTCTCTTCCATCTCTTTCCTGTTGGTTTATCTCCAGCATCAACCGCTAGAGCAGTGTCTAGGTGTTGCTTTGAAGCTTGTATCAAGATTTCTCTAGGACTCTCTGCTTCAGCCTGGCCATCCCCAACTACCAACCACATCACAAGGACTGGACTTGTATTAGCTACGCTGCTTCTCCAGCCCGATggtgcttcttcttttttttttttttttttagatggagtctcgctctgttgccaggctggagtgcagtggtgcgatctcagctcactgcaaccttcgactcccaggttcaagcaattctcctgcctcagcctcctgattagctgggattatacgcacgtgccaccatgcccagctgagttatttgtatttttagtagagacagggttttcccatgttggctaggatggtctcggtctcctgacctcaagtgatccacccacctcagcctcccaaagttctgggattacaggcatgagccaccgcgcatggccgGTAGCTTCTATACCTAACTAACTACTTCTTCCTGCATCTCTGAGTTATGCTCCTTTGAGTAGGAAAAATCAGTCAGGAAGGGATACCAAGCTGGTGAAAGGCATTTTTTCAAAGTCCCAGTCCTGGGCTGGGTCTGAGGATTTCTGAATCCGGATGGGAGCCTTCCTGCTCCGCCTCTCCCAGGCTTCCCAGCGCCTGTGTAACCCTGGCCATCTCCGAAGGTCCAGGGAAACTGCTACTCCGTAGTGAAGTCCGAACTTGGCATCCCCTCTCCCTGACTCACACCCCTGTCCTCATTTGTCCCCTCTGCTGTGTCTTTGCCTCTGCGTCCCAACATGGAGGAGCCCTGATTCCTTAGCACCTGCAGCCCTCTCCCAAATGCCCTGCGCACCACCGaagaagagaaatagaagagCAAGGGGTCCAGACTGGCGTTGAGTGAACTGAACACCACCGCTATCGACCGCCACCAGGGGCTTTTTCTCTGGTGATACCCCACCAGGTGGGACACGTTGTAAGGTCCGAAGCACACCAGGAAATTGAGCAGCGTCACCACAGCCAGCCCCACGGCTCGGCGCCGTTTCTGGGCCCCCACATGGGGCTGGGAGAGCATGATCCACACAAAACGCCAGTAGCAGAAGATGGTGACCGCCATGGGGATGAAGAAGAGCACCAGGCACAGCTCCAGCCGCACGGGCAGCACCACGTCCAGCTGGTGATCGGTGAAGTTCTCGTAGCAGGTAATTTCATTGCCACTTCTGGCCTGCTCAGTCGTGTTCAAATACTGAACAATGATCACAATGGTGCAGTGACCAAAGGACATACCCCAGGCCACCAGAGCTGCAATCACTCCATACAGAGGCCGGCGGGAGAGCTTGTACTGCACGGGGAAAGCCACGCCCAGGTAGCGCTCAATGCTGATGCCCGCCAGCAGCCACGTGCTGCAGTAGATGCTGCTGTAGAAGCCGAAACTCGTGAGGGCACAGACGATCTCGGGCAGGTACCAGCGGAAGTTCGATGCGGCCTCGATGATCTTgaagggcagcagcagcagcaggaggaggtcCGCCAGCGTCAGGCTGAGCAGGAGGATGTGCACGGGTGCAGGCTGGGGCTGGCGGACCCGCCCCACAAAGGCCCGCAGGGCTAGGAGGTTGGCAGGGAGGCCAGTGAGGAAGATGATGATGTAAGCCATGAGGATCAAGGAGCTCTTCCAGTCTGGCGGCATCCTGGAGGGGAACAAAAAAGGGCGGGGTCAGGGGGTCTCACTCACAGCCTGTGCAGCCAGTTCTTGTTCAGGATGCAGACATCCTCCCCGGCACCGTCCCCTTCCCAGGACAGTGCTTTCTGATGCCACCACGGCTTGCTCACACCACCTGCTCAAACTACCCAGAGCAATTATTGACTTTGCCTTGGGCGGGATATTAAGCAGTAGTGATGATGTTTGCCATCATGTGTCTCTGGGGGAGACCAACCCGTGGCTTCCCAAGGGAATTCCCCCTCCATTTTCCCTAGCCTTTCTCCTCCTATCCTCACAGATACAGGAAGTTACTGTTATCAGTTTCTAACTTTACTCAAGTCCCTGTCTCAGACAGAGACCTGCAGGAGAGAAAGGCATCAGTGTGGGGAGAGAGCTGTAAGACGTGTGTCAGGATAACGAGGCTGTGGGGCCCCAGGCGCTGATGCCCAGTGCCAGCTCTCCACAGGACCCAGGTGCCCAGCCACCAGCCCAGCTTCCTACCTCCCTTCCTCTGTTTTGCAGGGCACAGATTCTTCCCCACCTTGTCCTCCTCTGTCCAACACCAAACTGGGACTCTAGAAAAGGGGAAGCgggagccgggcgcagtggctcacacctgtaatcccagcactttgggaggccgaggtgggcagatcacctgaggtcaggagtttgagaccagcctggctaacgtggtgaaccccatctctactaaaaatacacacgcaaaaaaaatattagctgggcaaggtggtgggcacctgtaatcccagctaattggtaggctgaggcaggaacctgcttgaacctgggaagcggaggttgcagtgagtcaagatcgtgccattgcactccatcctgggcagtaaaagcaaaactccatcaaaacaaaacaaaacaaaaccaaaaaaatggaaaaggggAAGCTGAGAGGCTTAgaggagggtggaggggaggaaggaTGAACCAGCACTAGCCTTAGGAGGAAGGCTTATCCCCAGAAGACCTTAGGGAAATATTCAGAAAAGCCCACAGGCTTCACTGGCCCTTGAGCCTGACATTCTGACCATAAATAGAACTCGTCTTCTTCACAGGGTAACTCAGTTTCCACTTGGGGTGTCACCCTTGCTGGCCCCCAGCCCTGGTCCTGTCCCTCCATCCTCTCtccagccttgatttcctggctGTTTCCTTGCTCCTCACACTAGCTCCTGTCTCTGGATATGAGCCTTCCATTTGGTTCTGACATCCTTCCTCCAGTCCCCTAGAACCTTCCCCTCAAATCTGATCCTGGCCTCTCTTCCCAGAGCACAAGTACTACACTAGCTGCCTTGCCTTGTGTTGTTCCGGATAGATGGCTTCTTGGGATTGGTTCTGAAGGGAGGTCTGCAAGCTTCCGGGAGAGAGGAACAGAGCTTTAGCCCCTGCTTCTGTCCATGCTATGCAGGAAAAAATGGTGAGGAACCTGGTTGGTAGGAAGCATTTATACCAGCACCAGCCACGTGACCAGAGAAAGGAAGGTCAGTCTTTAAGCAATATTTCCTCTCAAACCCAAAGGAAAAGCCCAGCATCTTTATTCTCTCGAGAGAATCTTCACTCTTGACTTCCAAATGCAGATTTTTCTGTCCTTAATtcctgattaaaataaaaattgccaggaatttttctttttttacttctcAAGTcagattattttctcttctcaggCAGTTTCTTCTGTCATTCTGCTCATTCTCAGAAATGAGCTTTCCCTTTTGAGGGTGAGTCTTGCTCtctcttaggctggagtgcagtggtgccatctcagctcactgcaacatccgcctcctgtgttcaagcgattctcctgcctcagcttccctgggattacagccacctgccactACGTCcagccaatttctgtatttttagtagagacggggtttcaccatgttggttggtcttgaactcctgacctcaagtgatccgcctgtcatggcctcccaaagtgctgggattacaggcgtgagccactgcacccggccctccttccttttcttcttcaattttttttactttctctatGGTCTCCTGCCCTCTGCCCCCAACACATTTCTTTTGCCCGTCCTGGCCTGCATCTCGTTATGGTAGAAATGGTGTGGGAGTTACAGTTATGCAGATAGATATGGGCTCAAATCCAGGTCCCTTCATTACAACCTTGGGGCAGATCAGTTTCCTGAACTCTAGTTTCTTATAGTCAAGTGAGCATGTGAATTCTGACATCCGAGGACCTCTGCGAGCATTCAGTGAGGTTGtgtatgtaaagcacttactAGATGCCCGTTAGTGTTGCCTCGTCCCAAGCCTGTAACACAGCTTCATAGAGAGTGAGCCGCTTGGTGCAGCCTCCAGAGGCTCAGGGCATGGACGTGCCATCTCTCTTGGGAAAGTGTCAGGAATTCAGGAGGCCCGAGTTCACGTGCCTGTGTGGCTTTTCGTCAGGGAGTGGCACTCAGGCTCCATTCCTTTCCCTGATAAAGTCTCACTGTTTCCCCCTCTCTGACCTCGGTAGCCCCAGGTTAGAAGCTCCTGAAGGTCTCTTTGAAAAGCACACCTGAGGAAGCAAGGATCGTCGGAACGTGTTTTCCTCTTGACCTAGAGAAGTCGAGGGAAGAAGTTTCTGTTCTGCCATCTGTGGCCTGATTCCTGCTCACAGAATCCCCATTCTTTCCCTAGGACATACCTATTTCCTATCgtttgccattcattcattcagtcagtcagtcagtcagtcatttattctttttgtggtctATAAGGGTCcagatattttgatatttatcttttctttctcgtCCACTCTACTCTCCTCTGAAGGTGTTCtagttctttatttccttcccccCAGCACACGTCACTTCTCAGATCAACAGGAGAAC includes:
- the FFAR2 gene encoding free fatty acid receptor 2; this encodes MPPDWKSSLILMAYIIIFLTGLPANLLALRAFVGRVRQPQPAPVHILLLSLTLADLLLLLLLPFKIIEAASNFRWYLPEIVCALTSFGFYSSIYCSTWLLAGISIERYLGVAFPVQYKLSRRPLYGVIAALVAWGMSFGHCTIVIIVQYLNTTEQARSGNEITCYENFTDHQLDVVLPVRLELCLVLFFIPMAVTIFCYWRFVWIMLSQPHVGAQKRRRAVGLAVVTLLNFLVCFGPYNVSHLVGYHQRKSPWWRSIAVVFSSLNASLDPLLFYFSSSVVRRAFGRGLQVLRNQGSSMLGRRGKDTAEGTNEDRGVSQGEGMPSSDFTTE